One Hydrogenispora ethanolica genomic region harbors:
- a CDS encoding GntR family transcriptional regulator encodes MDEKAPVALYYQLKEILVDKIKSNEWQIDSKIPTERELCDLYKVSRITVRQALEELENEGLLYRKQGKGTFVTAPKIEQRLSKFYSFSEEIRNMGYTPSTKVIEFKKLAIDESIAKHFTEKESEVYYIRRLRLANNEPFAIETSYIPFDLCPGLTMEEVSGKGLYNTMKTKYGIIPNEAVETFEAVIINPNDALHLRVGKNSPGLLLERTTYANQRMVEFCHGVIRGDRYKYRVVLK; translated from the coding sequence TTGGATGAAAAAGCGCCGGTTGCTCTATATTACCAGTTAAAAGAAATTTTAGTGGATAAAATTAAAAGTAATGAGTGGCAGATTGACAGTAAGATACCCACGGAACGGGAACTGTGCGATCTGTATAAAGTCAGTCGGATTACAGTTCGGCAAGCCTTGGAAGAGCTGGAGAACGAAGGGCTTCTATATCGAAAACAAGGCAAGGGTACTTTTGTAACGGCTCCCAAGATTGAACAGCGACTGTCCAAATTTTACAGTTTCAGTGAAGAAATTCGCAACATGGGCTATACTCCAAGCACCAAAGTGATCGAGTTCAAAAAACTGGCCATTGATGAAAGCATTGCCAAACATTTCACGGAAAAAGAAAGTGAAGTTTATTATATTCGGCGGCTCCGGCTGGCCAATAACGAACCATTTGCCATTGAAACCTCCTATATTCCTTTTGACTTATGTCCCGGTTTGACGATGGAAGAGGTCTCTGGCAAGGGCTTGTATAATACGATGAAAACCAAGTATGGCATAATTCCCAATGAAGCGGTTGAGACTTTTGAAGCGGTAATTATCAACCCCAACGATGCCCTGCATCTTCGGGTCGGTAAAAACTCTCCCGGACTTTTATTGGAAAGAACCACGTATGCCAATCAAAGAATGGTAGAGTTTTGCCACGGGGTTATCCGGGGCGATCGTTATAAATATCGGGTGGTATTGAAATAA